In Pseudomonadota bacterium, the following proteins share a genomic window:
- a CDS encoding ATP-binding cassette domain-containing protein, translated as LPSELSGGQKQRIGIARALAAEPRFIICDEVTSALDQLVAEGILKLLAKLQDELKLSYMFITHDLATVRSIADEVVVMKDGEVVEQGPKDDMFTPPHHPYTDLLLSSVPEMDPDWLTNLLNERGVDNIGDAAVDKMS; from the coding sequence CCTGCCCTCCGAGCTATCGGGCGGGCAGAAACAGCGCATCGGCATCGCCCGCGCGCTGGCCGCCGAGCCACGCTTCATCATCTGCGACGAGGTGACCTCCGCGCTCGATCAGCTCGTGGCCGAGGGGATCCTCAAGTTGCTGGCCAAGTTGCAGGATGAGCTCAAGCTCAGCTACATGTTCATCACCCACGATCTCGCCACGGTGCGCTCCATCGCAGACGAGGTTGTCGTCATGAAGGACGGTGAGGTCGTCGAGCAGGGGCCCAAAGACGACATGTTCACGCCCCCGCACCACCCCTACACCGATCTTCTGCTCAGTTCGGTCCCAGAGATGGATCCGGACTGGCTCACCAATCTGCTCAACGAACGCGGAGTTGATAACATCGGCGATGCGGCAGTTGATAAGATGTCATGA
- a CDS encoding ABC transporter substrate-binding protein: MTRFSRRGLLQTGAAAGVLAATGARADGHGPKRGGTARFGLAGANTSDSWDGRTHSDSYMIITAHGCVFDCLTEVAADGTLVGELAESWEATADAVTWTFKLRSGVTFHNGKPFGADDVIASLNLHVAEDAKSAARPLVAAIAEMKKVDDLTVEFTLASGNADFPFLMSDYHLLMYPAGQEQEAIAQGIGTGLYKVDTFEPGVRTVVSRVDGHYKDGSAGWFDSIEFVAINDSSARMNALMTGQVDAVNRVDFKTEPLMRANPNISIFEVTGNQHYTFPMLTNVSPFDEMAVRQALKFAIDRQEMVDKILLGHGAVGNDHPIGPANQYYAADLPQNPFDPDRARQILADAGLSDVSVQLSASDAAFSGAVDAAQLYQASAAQAGINIEVVQEPADGYWSNVWLKKPWCACYWSGRATEDWMFSTAYESGVPWNDTQWENARFQELLLDGRAELDSSRREAIYTEMQQIMSEEGGTVVPMYANYVDAHSSKLANSGTIGNLWQMDSSRIAERWWMA; this comes from the coding sequence ATGACCAGATTTTCACGTCGCGGCCTTCTGCAAACCGGCGCTGCAGCCGGTGTGCTGGCCGCAACCGGCGCGCGCGCCGATGGACACGGGCCCAAGCGCGGCGGGACGGCCCGCTTCGGCCTCGCGGGCGCCAACACCTCCGACAGCTGGGACGGGCGTACGCATTCCGACAGCTACATGATCATCACGGCCCATGGCTGCGTGTTCGACTGCCTGACGGAAGTCGCCGCTGACGGCACCCTCGTTGGCGAGCTCGCCGAAAGCTGGGAAGCCACGGCGGACGCAGTCACCTGGACGTTCAAGCTGCGCTCTGGCGTCACGTTCCACAATGGCAAGCCCTTTGGCGCCGATGACGTGATCGCCTCGCTCAACCTGCACGTGGCCGAGGATGCGAAATCCGCCGCCCGCCCGCTCGTCGCCGCCATCGCGGAGATGAAGAAGGTCGACGACCTGACGGTGGAGTTCACGCTCGCCTCCGGCAACGCGGACTTCCCCTTCCTGATGTCGGATTATCATCTGCTGATGTATCCTGCCGGTCAGGAGCAGGAAGCGATCGCCCAGGGCATCGGCACGGGTCTCTACAAGGTTGACACCTTCGAGCCTGGCGTGCGCACGGTCGTGTCGCGCGTGGACGGTCACTACAAGGACGGCTCCGCGGGATGGTTCGACTCCATCGAGTTCGTGGCCATCAATGACAGCTCCGCCCGGATGAACGCGCTGATGACCGGCCAGGTCGACGCCGTGAACCGCGTGGACTTCAAGACCGAGCCGCTCATGCGCGCCAACCCCAATATCTCGATCTTCGAGGTGACGGGTAACCAGCACTACACCTTCCCTATGCTCACCAATGTCTCGCCCTTCGACGAGATGGCGGTGCGGCAGGCGCTGAAGTTCGCGATCGACCGCCAGGAAATGGTGGACAAGATCCTGCTCGGCCACGGTGCGGTGGGCAACGACCACCCGATCGGCCCGGCCAACCAGTACTACGCCGCCGACCTTCCGCAGAACCCGTTCGATCCCGACCGCGCACGCCAGATCCTCGCCGATGCCGGGCTTTCGGACGTGTCCGTGCAGCTTTCGGCCTCTGACGCGGCCTTCTCGGGCGCGGTGGATGCCGCGCAGCTCTATCAGGCCTCCGCGGCCCAGGCGGGCATCAATATCGAGGTCGTGCAGGAGCCCGCGGACGGTTACTGGTCCAACGTCTGGCTCAAGAAGCCGTGGTGCGCCTGCTACTGGTCGGGCCGCGCGACGGAGGACTGGATGTTCTCCACCGCCTACGAGAGCGGCGTGCCGTGGAACGACACACAGTGGGAGAATGCCCGCTTCCAGGAGCTTCTGCTCGACGGCCGCGCGGAGCTCGACAGCTCCCGTCGCGAGGCGATCTATACGGAGATGCAACAGATCATGTCCGAAG